One Arcobacter sp. FWKO B genomic window, GAATTCTTGAGTGAATATACATTTTATCATCTTCAACTGCATCACCTACTGTGGTATCAGCTTTCATCGCAAATACTACACTTCTAGGAGTCATTATATCTTTTGTTTTAATATTCTTAAGCTTCAATAGGTTTTCTATAAGATTACTCTCTTTTGATAGTATTGATCCTTCTCTTTCTCCCATAGCAACAACAGCCATAATTTCATCTCTTGAAAAGGCATTGCTTTGTTTACTTTTACCTTTTGAGATATAATTAGTAATAAGCCCTGAAAACCACACAAGTGGATATGTAACTTTTATCATAAAAGATATCAAAAATGCTGATGGAACTAAAAGTTTTTTCCAATAAATTGCACCTATAGTTTTAGGTATTATTTCAGATACATATAGTATGAGTAGTGTCAATACAAATGCAATCAAAGTTTGCCATTCATTTCCAAAAAGTACTTGAGCTTGAGCACCTACACCAGCTGCACCCATAGTATGGGCAAATGTATTAAGGATAAGAATAGATGATATTGGTCTATCAATATTAGATTTTAACTCTTTTAAAAGTTCAACAGCTTTTGAACTACTGCTTTTTGATAATGTTTCTATGTACGAATTAGTACTAGAAAGCAAAACAGCTTCTAAAATAGAGCAAACAAATGAAACAAACAACGCTATAAATAGATAAGTAAGTAGAAGTGTCATATTTCACACTCCAAAGAAGAAAAGTGCAATAAGCACCTACGATCCGAAGACATTAAATCATTCCTTTAGATAAAAAATTTTTGAAATGACATTATACCATAATTTTGATAGTTTTTTGCAAAAGTAGTGATTACTACCTCTGCAAATACCATAAAATCATTATTTATAAGCTTTTATAGCTTTATCTAAAATAGCAGTTGCTGTAGCTTTATCACCATATTCTTTTACTTTTACCCATTTATTAGGCTCTAACATTTTGTAAGTTTCAAAGAAATTTTTGATTTTGTTTAATTGAGCTTTTGGTAAATCATCTAGTGAATTGATACCTTCAAATGTAGGGTCAATTTTTGTCACAGGAACAGCAACAAGTTTTTCATCCATACCAGCTTCATCTTCCATTACAAGTACACCGATAAGTCTACATTTGATTACGCTTCCTGCTTGAAGAGGTAATTCACCAAGAACCAAAATATCAGCTGGATCACCATCATCAGCTAGTGTATTTGGTACGAAACCATAATTTGCTGGATAATACATAGCACTATAAAGCATTCTATCTACTACAACAGCACCAGTTTCTTTATCTACTTCATACTTTACACTTGACCCATAAGGGATTTCTATTAAAGCATTTACTTTTTCTGGGTTTTCACCACATGGAATTTTATCTATAAACATACAAATCTCTCCTT contains:
- a CDS encoding CNNM domain-containing protein; translated protein: MTLLLTYLFIALFVSFVCSILEAVLLSSTNSYIETLSKSSSSKAVELLKELKSNIDRPISSILILNTFAHTMGAAGVGAQAQVLFGNEWQTLIAFVLTLLILYVSEIIPKTIGAIYWKKLLVPSAFLISFMIKVTYPLVWFSGLITNYISKGKSKQSNAFSRDEIMAVVAMGEREGSILSKESNLIENLLKLKNIKTKDIMTPRSVVFAMKADTTVGDAVEDDKMYIHSRIPVYEESIDDILGIVFSQTILEESVEENDDKLLSDIMVPVHKISENVPVSALIDLFIKRKTHLFIVYDNYGQTSGVVTLEDAIETLLGVEIVDEMDEVEDMQAFAKDRSKQFQDRMLLEKKRLEKIRLS
- the ppa gene encoding inorganic diphosphatase — encoded protein: MFIDKIPCGENPEKVNALIEIPYGSSVKYEVDKETGAVVVDRMLYSAMYYPANYGFVPNTLADDGDPADILVLGELPLQAGSVIKCRLIGVLVMEDEAGMDEKLVAVPVTKIDPTFEGINSLDDLPKAQLNKIKNFFETYKMLEPNKWVKVKEYGDKATATAILDKAIKAYK